A region of Reichenbachiella carrageenanivorans DNA encodes the following proteins:
- a CDS encoding THUMP domain-containing class I SAM-dependent RNA methyltransferase: MRQSKLVINCQPSLSPFLKKEVEELGYRIIKAEKSGVTVEGGWKEVMHLNLNLRTASRVLWLIKSFEANHPDKLYEEAKKIPWHKLLPKNTKISVQSYVKNDYIRDGRFANLKLKDAIVDRMQEETGLRPDSGNEKDHSVIYMFWYLNKVHVYFDTSGETITKHGYRKLPYKAPMLESLASACLISAGWNDTKGTFINPMCGSGTLAIEAALMAAGIPPGLHRENFGFMHIDGYDPSLWQETRKKAVYKDEIKSAIIATDWNGDAIAAAQANARTAGVSHMISFDKVPFEKTFVPSGPGIVMLNPEYGERLGEENMLKSVYKDIGDFFKQSCGGKMGYIFTGNSSLAKAIGLRTKSRTEFLNARIECRLLEYELYAGSRRS, encoded by the coding sequence GTGCGTCAATCCAAACTAGTCATCAACTGTCAGCCTTCATTATCTCCTTTTCTTAAAAAAGAAGTAGAGGAGCTGGGCTATAGAATCATAAAAGCTGAGAAAAGCGGCGTCACTGTAGAAGGTGGATGGAAAGAGGTAATGCATCTCAATTTGAATTTACGCACAGCGTCTAGGGTACTCTGGCTCATCAAATCCTTCGAAGCCAACCACCCAGACAAACTCTACGAAGAAGCCAAGAAAATACCATGGCATAAATTGCTTCCAAAAAACACCAAAATTTCGGTACAGTCGTACGTAAAAAATGACTACATCCGTGATGGGCGATTCGCCAACTTAAAGCTGAAAGACGCCATTGTAGACCGTATGCAAGAAGAAACGGGCTTGCGGCCAGACTCTGGAAACGAAAAGGATCACTCTGTGATTTATATGTTTTGGTATTTGAACAAAGTGCATGTCTACTTCGACACTTCTGGAGAGACCATCACCAAACACGGCTATCGCAAGTTACCTTACAAAGCGCCAATGCTCGAATCCTTGGCTTCTGCCTGTTTGATCTCCGCTGGCTGGAACGACACCAAAGGTACCTTCATCAATCCCATGTGTGGCAGTGGCACACTGGCTATCGAAGCTGCACTAATGGCGGCAGGCATTCCTCCTGGACTTCATCGCGAAAACTTCGGTTTTATGCACATCGATGGCTATGACCCAAGCTTGTGGCAAGAAACACGCAAAAAGGCAGTATACAAAGACGAAATCAAATCAGCCATTATCGCTACAGACTGGAACGGCGACGCCATAGCTGCTGCACAAGCCAACGCAAGGACTGCAGGCGTATCGCATATGATATCGTTCGACAAAGTACCTTTCGAAAAAACTTTTGTACCATCAGGGCCTGGTATCGTGATGCTCAACCCTGAGTATGGCGAAAGACTAGGGGAAGAAAACATGCTCAAATCTGTCTACAAAGATATCGGCGACTTCTTCAAACAATCCTGTGGTGGCAAGATGGGCTACATCTTCACTGGCAACTCCAGCCTTGCTAAGGCAATCGGGCTACGTACCAAAAGCCGAACAGAATTTTTAAATGCCCGAATCGAATGCCGATTGCTAGAGTATGAACTGTATGCAGGAAGCAGACGATCATGA